In Aciduliprofundum sp. MAR08-339, a single window of DNA contains:
- a CDS encoding TIGR00269 family protein → MKCSKCNKDAITEIRYAGTHLCKDHFLQFIDRKVKREIREQAHFKKDDRILIAVSGGKDSMLTLYQMHKIFGNWRDLELLAVTVDEGIGDFRRECAKIAKKYANDLEIEHSTISFKEYIGITTDDVVQVDKELKPCTYCGVFRRKVLNMYAREIGANYLVLGLNLDDVAQSIIMNITRGDNARLSRLAPHKKIREGFIPRIIPLRKVREEEVRLYVKLADIPYHPGRCPYAPLAIRDLYREFLDKLESRDPAVKFSILNFFDEIKPYIEEKYRAKLHPCKICGEPTTGEICKACELKMRYETMSKEVQWH, encoded by the coding sequence ATGAAATGCAGCAAATGCAATAAGGACGCCATAACTGAGATAAGATATGCCGGAACTCACCTGTGCAAAGATCATTTCTTACAGTTCATAGATAGAAAGGTCAAGAGGGAAATAAGGGAGCAGGCCCATTTTAAAAAGGATGATAGGATACTCATCGCGGTATCTGGCGGGAAGGATAGCATGCTCACTCTCTACCAGATGCACAAAATATTTGGAAATTGGAGGGATCTGGAGCTCCTTGCCGTGACTGTCGATGAGGGTATAGGAGATTTCAGAAGAGAATGCGCAAAGATAGCAAAAAAATACGCCAATGACCTTGAAATAGAGCACAGCACGATCTCATTCAAGGAGTACATAGGCATAACAACCGATGATGTTGTCCAGGTTGATAAGGAACTGAAACCATGCACATACTGTGGAGTCTTTCGAAGAAAGGTGCTCAACATGTACGCCAGGGAAATAGGAGCAAACTACCTTGTACTGGGATTGAACCTTGACGATGTGGCCCAATCCATAATCATGAACATAACCAGAGGCGATAACGCCAGATTGAGCAGGTTGGCACCCCATAAAAAAATAAGAGAGGGATTCATACCCCGTATCATTCCCCTGAGAAAGGTTAGAGAGGAGGAAGTGAGATTGTACGTGAAACTTGCAGACATACCCTATCATCCTGGAAGATGCCCATACGCCCCTCTTGCCATCAGAGACCTTTACAGGGAATTTTTAGATAAATTGGAGAGTAGAGATCCCGCAGTGAAATTCTCCATTTTGAACTTCTTTGACGAGATAAAGCCGTACATTGAAGAGAAGTACAGAGCCAAACTTCACCCATGCAAGATATGTGGAGAACCCACCACAGGAGAGATATGCAAGGCATGTGAATTGAAAATGAGATACGAAACTATGAGTAAAGAAGTTCAATGGCATTGA
- a CDS encoding DHH family phosphoesterase — protein MITVMTHMDADGVISLSLFLKKIGGARVRAYFTSPVQLRDTICRSVSGKKVLGELYVFDMAGEHRAIYAAAIYDRVVWIDHHEWKPEIELHHVKIHIDSKAKSAAQVVSEFFGISSPLVEIANQIDTNAVEDEMAERVRTTIGALRWKYSGRELNQKLYKLAEELMKEDFSVLEQYNEIVKNYEEWLKDLKNRVDRDIKIFIVKNLKVAVFETLEPVPVYVISNMLADSDKGPFDMLIVLIHRVGRYHPATKMEFRTHTDVDVLKIAKFYGGGGHRKASGATVEDIVTVPELLNAIELLYS, from the coding sequence ATGATAACAGTGATGACACATATGGACGCGGATGGTGTGATCTCCCTGTCTCTATTTTTGAAGAAGATAGGTGGTGCCAGGGTCCGTGCCTATTTCACATCTCCTGTGCAGTTAAGGGATACCATATGCAGGTCGGTCAGTGGAAAAAAGGTGTTGGGAGAGCTCTATGTATTTGATATGGCAGGAGAGCATCGCGCAATCTACGCTGCAGCAATATACGATAGGGTTGTGTGGATAGATCATCATGAATGGAAACCCGAGATAGAATTGCATCATGTTAAGATTCACATAGATAGCAAAGCCAAGAGTGCGGCCCAGGTTGTTTCTGAATTTTTTGGAATATCCTCTCCCCTCGTGGAAATCGCCAATCAGATAGATACAAATGCAGTTGAGGATGAAATGGCAGAGCGTGTAAGGACAACCATTGGGGCCCTGAGATGGAAGTATTCTGGGAGAGAATTGAATCAGAAACTGTACAAACTTGCTGAGGAACTCATGAAGGAGGATTTCTCAGTGCTTGAACAGTACAACGAGATTGTAAAAAATTATGAAGAATGGCTGAAAGACCTGAAAAATAGGGTTGATAGGGATATAAAAATATTCATTGTGAAAAATTTGAAGGTGGCGGTCTTTGAAACGCTTGAACCTGTGCCGGTTTATGTGATAAGTAACATGCTTGCAGATTCCGATAAAGGGCCATTTGATATGCTTATTGTTTTGATTCACAGGGTTGGAAGGTACCATCCGGCCACAAAAATGGAGTTCAGGACTCATACTGATGTGGATGTGCTTAAAATTGCAAAGTTCTACGGAGGCGGAGGACATAGGAAGGCCAGCGGTGCCACTGTGGAAGATATAGTTACCGTACCAGAGTTGCTCAATGCCATTGAACTTCTTTACTCATAG
- a CDS encoding proteasome assembly chaperone family protein, producing MEPIIVKYLEKPQLNEPVLIEGLPGVGNVGKISAEYLKEKLQAKLFVEIYSKYLPPQVLMKGDGTLYLVKNEMYYHKNPNGRDLIILVGDYQGMNAEGQYELSYKVLEIAKELGTKLIFTLGGYGTGNLVEEPRVFGAATDMEMVEEMKEYGVYFSPSDPSGGIVGAAGLLLGLGSVAFDMRGVCLMGETSGYFSDPKSALNVLKIVDRYFNLSLDLEEMELRSKEITEITSQIKEEQKEEERHEDLGYIG from the coding sequence ATGGAACCAATCATAGTTAAGTACCTTGAAAAGCCACAGTTGAACGAACCGGTTCTGATTGAAGGTCTTCCCGGGGTTGGGAACGTTGGCAAGATCTCAGCCGAGTATCTGAAAGAAAAACTTCAGGCTAAATTGTTTGTTGAGATATACTCCAAGTATCTTCCTCCCCAGGTACTTATGAAGGGCGATGGCACACTTTATCTGGTGAAAAATGAGATGTACTATCATAAGAATCCCAATGGAAGGGATCTGATCATCCTTGTGGGAGATTATCAGGGTATGAATGCGGAGGGACAGTACGAACTCTCCTACAAAGTGCTTGAGATTGCAAAGGAATTAGGAACAAAATTGATATTCACCCTGGGTGGGTACGGAACGGGGAATCTTGTTGAAGAGCCACGCGTGTTCGGAGCCGCCACAGATATGGAGATGGTGGAGGAGATGAAAGAATACGGGGTTTATTTCTCACCCTCGGACCCTTCAGGGGGCATTGTGGGTGCTGCAGGTTTGCTTCTGGGCCTCGGTTCAGTGGCATTTGATATGCGCGGTGTTTGCCTTATGGGTGAGACCTCCGGATATTTCTCGGATCCAAAGAGTGCCCTCAACGTGTTAAAAATAGTGGACAGGTACTTTAATCTGAGTCTTGATCTTGAGGAGATGGAGCTTAGGTCAAAGGAGATCACAGAGATCACCTCCCAGATAAAGGAAGAGCAAAAGGAAGAGGAGCGCCATGAGGATCTGGGCTACATTGGTTAA
- a CDS encoding translation initiation factor IF-2 subunit alpha: protein MRKGYPETGEFVIATVKTVKPYGAFVTLDEYEGKEGFIHISEIATGWIKYIRDHVREGQKVVCKVLRVDPSRGHIDLSLKRVNEHQKREKIQEWKNEKKAQKLFEIVAQRLGRSVDECYNEFGYELINHFGTLFAAFEEAAINEDVLKEEGFDGDWIDTFIEVAKENITPPYVRISGYLELTTTAPDGIEHIKKVLQEIEEEDVTVTYMGAPRYRINVKAEDYKTAEEKLQALAKRAIEEFSKLGGEGEYHRRL from the coding sequence GTGAGAAAGGGATACCCGGAGACAGGTGAATTTGTAATCGCGACCGTGAAGACTGTAAAACCCTACGGGGCATTTGTCACCCTGGATGAATATGAGGGAAAGGAGGGTTTTATCCATATAAGCGAGATTGCCACCGGGTGGATAAAGTACATAAGGGATCACGTTCGTGAGGGTCAGAAGGTTGTTTGTAAGGTTCTGCGTGTTGATCCATCCCGTGGGCACATTGATTTGAGTTTAAAGCGCGTGAATGAGCATCAGAAGCGCGAGAAGATTCAGGAATGGAAAAATGAGAAAAAGGCTCAGAAATTGTTTGAAATTGTGGCCCAGCGACTTGGAAGGAGTGTGGATGAATGTTACAATGAGTTTGGATATGAACTTATTAATCATTTTGGCACGTTGTTTGCCGCCTTTGAAGAGGCCGCAATAAATGAGGATGTTTTGAAGGAAGAGGGATTTGATGGAGATTGGATTGATACGTTTATAGAGGTGGCCAAGGAGAACATAACTCCTCCATATGTGCGCATATCCGGCTATCTGGAACTCACAACCACGGCACCAGATGGTATTGAGCACATAAAGAAGGTGTTGCAGGAGATTGAGGAGGAGGATGTTACCGTTACCTATATGGGTGCCCCTAGGTACAGGATAAATGTTAAGGCAGAGGATTACAAAACTGCCGAGGAGAAATTGCAGGCACTGGCAAAAAGGGCCATTGAAGAGTTTTCAAAATTGGGTGGTGAAGGAGAGTACCACAGAAGGTTGTGA
- a CDS encoding RNA-protein complex protein Nop10: MHTLIRKCPKCGTYTLKLYCPKCGEKTLEALPPRFSPEDRYGKYRRMLKKEVERYGTNHS; the protein is encoded by the coding sequence ATGCACACCCTAATAAGAAAATGCCCAAAATGCGGCACATACACTCTTAAATTGTACTGTCCGAAATGCGGTGAGAAGACATTGGAAGCGCTTCCTCCAAGATTCTCTCCTGAAGACAGGTACGGAAAGTACAGGAGAATGCTAAAGAAAGAGGTGGAAAGATATGGAACCAATCATAGTTAA
- a CDS encoding 60S ribosomal export protein NMD3, whose translation MLCIECGKREAKYEGLCEECFLKKVKFTDLPGHMEIVRCPHCGAVKFKGEWRRMEEDDIIRELIERNMDVLHDCDSIHFDFNVREENDGKLVDVLFHIKYEDLEVDEEHVSEVLVKYESCPRCNRYFGNYFEAILQIRGLRDGELHDIVNFAHERLAFYAQKNENLFITKEEGKHGGWDIYISDKREAKKVADEMCRKYGATLKSSPHIVGRKDGKDVYRMTYSVRLPEYREGDVVEMQSKYYLVEHVSSHYVKMISLDDGKEKSVDVRKHEIRVIKKRDELEEAMVIFSQGNEVQVMDGDYRTLEAISYRKHRSGERVKIIRTENMVYVI comes from the coding sequence ATGCTCTGCATAGAGTGTGGAAAGAGGGAAGCCAAGTACGAGGGCCTGTGTGAAGAATGTTTTTTGAAAAAGGTCAAGTTCACCGACTTACCCGGGCATATGGAGATTGTACGGTGTCCCCATTGCGGAGCGGTTAAATTCAAGGGCGAATGGAGGAGAATGGAAGAGGACGACATCATAAGGGAGCTGATAGAGAGAAATATGGACGTACTCCACGATTGCGACTCAATACATTTTGATTTCAACGTGCGTGAAGAAAATGATGGAAAACTTGTTGATGTGCTCTTTCACATTAAGTACGAAGATCTGGAAGTTGATGAAGAGCATGTATCTGAAGTCTTGGTTAAATACGAATCCTGCCCGAGATGTAACAGGTACTTTGGCAATTATTTTGAAGCCATATTGCAGATTCGTGGTCTTAGAGATGGAGAACTTCATGATATTGTAAATTTTGCCCACGAGCGTCTTGCATTTTACGCTCAGAAAAATGAAAATCTCTTTATCACCAAGGAGGAGGGTAAACATGGGGGATGGGATATTTACATAAGTGACAAACGTGAGGCAAAGAAGGTTGCCGACGAGATGTGCAGGAAATACGGAGCAACTTTGAAATCCTCGCCACACATTGTTGGCAGGAAGGATGGAAAGGACGTTTACCGCATGACCTATTCAGTACGTCTTCCAGAGTATCGGGAGGGAGATGTGGTTGAGATGCAATCGAAATACTATCTTGTTGAGCATGTATCTAGCCATTATGTCAAGATGATCTCCCTGGATGATGGAAAAGAAAAATCTGTGGATGTGAGAAAGCACGAGATAAGGGTTATAAAGAAGAGGGATGAACTTGAAGAGGCCATGGTTATATTCTCACAGGGCAATGAGGTTCAGGTTATGGATGGAGATTACCGGACCCTTGAGGCAATAAGTTACAGGAAGCACAGATCTGGTGAGAGGGTGAAAATAATAAGAACGGAGAACATGGTTTACGTGATATGA
- a CDS encoding 30S ribosomal protein S27e, which yields MVKIEDKSFVKVKCPDCGHEQIIYSKASIVVRCHICGATLAVPTGGKADIKAEVIEVYK from the coding sequence ATGGTCAAGATTGAGGATAAGAGTTTTGTCAAGGTCAAGTGCCCCGACTGCGGACATGAGCAGATCATATACTCAAAGGCAAGCATAGTGGTGAGATGCCACATTTGCGGGGCCACCCTTGCGGTACCCACCGGTGGTAAGGCAGACATAAAGGCTGAGGTAATAGAGGTGTATAAGTGA
- a CDS encoding NUDIX domain-containing protein — MMIVVVVPVRDGKFLMVYNPKRGWEFPGGKVEENESPEAAAVREAWEEAGLVLENMRIVEEGSDMIVFAADVKDIKGGEMEYALFSKLPEKLAFPREESLRFLRRLHINT, encoded by the coding sequence ATGATGATCGTTGTTGTCGTGCCTGTGAGAGATGGAAAGTTCCTCATGGTGTACAATCCAAAGCGTGGCTGGGAATTTCCGGGTGGAAAGGTGGAGGAAAATGAGTCTCCCGAAGCAGCCGCGGTGAGGGAAGCCTGGGAAGAGGCTGGACTTGTTCTTGAAAATATGAGGATCGTTGAAGAGGGTTCAGATATGATAGTCTTTGCCGCGGATGTGAAAGACATTAAAGGGGGAGAGATGGAATATGCTTTATTCTCAAAATTGCCAGAGAAACTGGCATTTCCCAGGGAAGAATCTTTGAGGTTTTTGAGACGATTGCATATTAATACATAG
- a CDS encoding TIGR00153 family protein: MRFIRTPIIETLRKSPFEALIDHADIVEQSAKLLRVAFDDYMKGNYDDFEEKRKKIEELELKADYIKSNIRNHLPKGVWMPVDRGVFLALLTEMDKVVDLIQDVTEWLSMRKKPIPEGLKGDFEALFEKSLESIQTCKKAINALNLVIESSFLEKERENAKKIVHELHGIEHESDIIERKLTREIFAREDSISAAALFHLTKLVFLLGDIANHAENAGDRIRALIAR; this comes from the coding sequence ATGAGGTTCATAAGAACTCCAATAATCGAGACGTTGCGAAAATCTCCGTTTGAGGCGCTTATTGACCATGCTGATATAGTGGAGCAGAGTGCAAAATTGCTTCGGGTGGCATTTGATGATTATATGAAGGGAAATTACGATGATTTTGAAGAGAAAAGGAAGAAAATTGAAGAACTTGAGTTAAAGGCAGATTACATAAAGAGCAACATACGTAACCACCTTCCAAAGGGTGTATGGATGCCGGTTGACAGGGGAGTATTTCTCGCTCTTCTCACCGAAATGGATAAGGTTGTTGACCTAATTCAGGATGTTACAGAGTGGCTATCTATGAGGAAGAAACCCATACCTGAGGGATTGAAGGGTGATTTTGAAGCCCTATTTGAAAAATCCCTGGAGTCCATTCAAACTTGCAAGAAGGCAATAAATGCTCTGAATCTCGTGATAGAATCTTCTTTCCTTGAGAAGGAAAGGGAAAATGCGAAGAAAATAGTGCATGAACTTCACGGAATAGAGCATGAGAGTGATATAATTGAGAGAAAATTGACCCGTGAGATATTTGCAAGGGAGGACAGCATATCAGCGGCAGCTCTTTTTCATCTTACAAAACTCGTGTTTTTGCTGGGAGACATAGCCAACCATGCGGAGAATGCGGGGGACAGGATTCGCGCTCTTATAGCTAGATAA
- a CDS encoding inorganic phosphate transporter gives MLLELILILGILASLYMSWNIGANDVANSMGTSVGSGALTLKRAIMVAVTFEFLGAVLVGKHVTNTIAKGIVDPTLLDPYVLMVGMFGALIAAGLWVTIATYLRLPVSTTQSIVGAVMGFAIIINIKLIHWSVVGDIAASWVVSPLLGALMAYIFFMILKKTIFAKDDPIKEAKIVMPFFIFLTAMLIAMAILFKGLKNIGLDYGLWFSLLLSAIAGLVAMVIGFILLRRYKYDYADGDKYKKLEKFFVYLQVMTAASVAFAHGANDVANSVGPLVTIVDIYNGVAIGSHVTIPLWVLVLGGFGIVIGISTWGYKVIETIGKRITEITPTRGFAAELAAAFTVLVFSKLGMPVSTSQVIVGSVMGVGFARGIASVDYRVIKNILLSWVFTLPVAMIFSAGIFLLLRYIFLGVM, from the coding sequence ATGCTATTAGAACTGATACTGATCCTGGGGATTTTGGCCTCTCTGTATATGTCTTGGAACATTGGTGCCAATGACGTTGCCAATTCTATGGGTACCTCTGTTGGAAGTGGTGCCCTAACGCTCAAACGTGCCATAATGGTTGCAGTTACCTTTGAGTTTCTCGGTGCGGTTCTTGTGGGTAAGCATGTGACCAATACAATCGCAAAGGGTATTGTTGATCCTACCCTTTTGGATCCCTATGTGCTTATGGTGGGGATGTTTGGAGCACTTATTGCAGCAGGGCTCTGGGTAACAATTGCTACGTATCTTCGCCTTCCAGTATCCACAACCCAGTCCATTGTGGGAGCGGTTATGGGTTTTGCCATAATAATAAACATAAAGCTGATCCACTGGAGCGTTGTGGGAGATATAGCCGCTAGTTGGGTTGTCTCTCCCCTTCTTGGTGCACTTATGGCCTATATATTTTTCATGATTTTGAAGAAAACCATATTTGCGAAGGATGATCCCATAAAGGAAGCAAAGATAGTCATGCCGTTCTTCATCTTTCTCACCGCGATGCTCATAGCCATGGCGATTCTCTTTAAGGGACTCAAGAACATTGGACTGGATTATGGTCTCTGGTTTTCTCTCCTTCTCTCCGCCATTGCAGGATTGGTGGCAATGGTGATAGGATTCATTCTTCTAAGGAGATACAAGTACGATTATGCAGATGGTGATAAGTACAAGAAACTTGAGAAATTCTTTGTGTATCTGCAGGTTATGACCGCTGCAAGTGTTGCCTTCGCCCACGGTGCCAACGATGTTGCCAATTCCGTGGGTCCGCTTGTAACCATAGTGGATATCTACAACGGAGTTGCCATAGGCTCCCATGTCACAATTCCTCTCTGGGTGCTGGTTCTTGGAGGATTTGGCATTGTGATAGGTATCTCCACATGGGGATACAAGGTCATTGAAACCATAGGAAAGAGAATAACTGAAATCACGCCAACCAGGGGTTTTGCGGCCGAGCTGGCTGCAGCGTTTACTGTGCTGGTGTTCTCAAAGCTCGGTATGCCAGTATCCACTTCTCAGGTCATAGTTGGCTCGGTTATGGGCGTGGGTTTTGCCCGGGGAATAGCCAGCGTAGATTACAGGGTTATAAAAAACATACTCCTCTCTTGGGTGTTTACACTTCCCGTGGCCATGATATTTTCGGCAGGAATATTTTTATTGTTAAGGTATATATTCTTGGGGGTGATGTAA